The Streptococcus sp. S5 genome contains a region encoding:
- a CDS encoding branched-chain amino acid ABC transporter permease encodes MLQQLVNGLILGSVYALLALGYTMVYGIIKLINFAHGDIYMVGAFMGYFLLNSWKVNFFVALLLAMVGTAILGVVIEYLAYRPLRHSTRIAALITAIGVSFLLEYGMVFFVGANTRSFPQVIKTVRYNFGPISISNIQLMILGVSVFLMVALQFIIQKTKMGKAMRAVSVDSDAAQLMGINVNRTISFTFALGSALAGAGGVLIGLYYNSIEPLMGMTPGIKAFVAAVLGGIGIIPGAALGGFVIGLLETFATAIGLSDFRDAIVYAILIVILLIRPAGILGKNVKEKV; translated from the coding sequence ATGCTCCAGCAATTAGTGAACGGTCTAATCTTGGGAAGTGTCTATGCACTCTTGGCCCTTGGTTATACCATGGTGTATGGAATTATCAAATTGATCAACTTTGCCCATGGGGATATCTACATGGTAGGTGCCTTTATGGGATATTTCTTATTGAACTCATGGAAAGTGAACTTCTTTGTAGCCTTGCTCCTAGCAATGGTTGGGACAGCTATTTTAGGGGTTGTAATTGAATACCTGGCTTATCGTCCGCTTCGTCATTCGACTCGGATTGCTGCCTTGATCACAGCCATCGGGGTTTCCTTCTTGCTTGAATATGGGATGGTCTTCTTCGTAGGGGCCAATACCCGTTCCTTCCCGCAAGTGATTAAAACGGTTCGTTACAACTTCGGTCCTATTTCAATCTCCAATATTCAGTTGATGATCTTGGGAGTGTCTGTTTTCTTGATGGTCGCTCTTCAATTTATTATTCAAAAGACAAAGATGGGGAAAGCCATGCGGGCTGTATCTGTCGATAGTGATGCCGCTCAATTGATGGGGATTAACGTAAACCGTACGATCAGCTTTACCTTTGCTTTGGGATCAGCCTTGGCAGGTGCTGGTGGTGTCTTGATTGGTTTGTATTACAACTCGATCGAGCCTTTGATGGGGATGACACCAGGGATCAAAGCCTTTGTCGCAGCCGTTCTTGGAGGAATCGGAATCATTCCAGGTGCGGCCCTAGGTGGATTTGTTATCGGTTTGTTGGAAACCTTCGCTACAGCGATCGGTCTTTCAGACTTCCGTGATGCCATTGTGTATGCCATCTTAATTGTGATCTTGCTCATCCGTCCAGCAGGTATCCTCGGTAAAAATGTGAAAGAGAAGGTGTAA
- a CDS encoding branched-chain amino acid ABC transporter permease — protein sequence MKQNLKVNIVWLGLLVAGFALIQVLVAAGVLNLFYIQILEQIGINIILAVGLNLIVGFSGQFSLGHAGFMAIGAYSAAILGSKSPTYGAFFGAMVLGALIAGVVALIVGVPTLRLKGDYLAIATLGVSEIIRILIVNGGTLTNGAAGILGLPAFTTWQLVYLFVVITTIFTINFLRSPIGRSTLSVREDEIAAESVGINTTKVKVIAFVFGAITAAIAGSLQAGFIGSVVPKDYSFTNTINVLIIVVFGGLGSMSGTVVAAIVLGILNMVLQDFSSVRMIIYSLALILVMIFRPGGLLGTWEFSLKKLLSKKEAN from the coding sequence ATGAAACAAAATTTAAAAGTGAATATAGTCTGGCTTGGTCTTTTGGTCGCAGGTTTTGCCTTGATCCAAGTCTTGGTTGCAGCGGGTGTGCTCAACCTCTTCTATATCCAAATTTTAGAACAAATTGGAATTAATATTATCCTTGCAGTTGGCTTGAACCTCATTGTTGGTTTCTCAGGTCAATTCTCGCTCGGGCATGCCGGATTTATGGCGATTGGTGCCTATTCTGCAGCCATTCTCGGTTCTAAATCACCAACCTATGGTGCTTTCTTTGGCGCGATGGTTTTAGGTGCTTTGATTGCTGGTGTCGTTGCCTTGATCGTTGGGGTTCCAACCCTTCGTTTGAAAGGGGACTACCTCGCGATTGCGACACTTGGGGTTTCTGAAATCATCCGGATCTTGATCGTCAATGGGGGTACTCTCACCAATGGGGCTGCTGGGATCCTTGGTTTGCCAGCCTTTACAACTTGGCAATTGGTTTACCTCTTTGTTGTCATTACAACGATCTTTACGATTAACTTCTTACGCAGTCCAATTGGACGCTCTACCCTTTCTGTTCGTGAAGATGAAATCGCAGCAGAATCTGTTGGGATCAATACGACCAAAGTCAAAGTCATCGCCTTTGTATTTGGTGCGATCACAGCGGCGATTGCTGGATCTCTCCAAGCTGGCTTTATCGGATCTGTTGTTCCTAAAGATTACTCTTTCACCAATACCATTAATGTCTTGATCATTGTCGTGTTTGGTGGTTTGGGATCAATGTCAGGAACAGTTGTAGCAGCCATCGTCTTGGGTATCTTGAATATGGTGCTTCAAGACTTCTCAAGTGTACGTATGATCATTTACTCATTGGCTTTGATTCTCGTGATGATCTTCCGTCCAGGTGGTCTTCTTGGAACATGGGAATTCAGCTTGAAAAAACTACTCTCAAAAAAGGAGGCTAACTAA
- a CDS encoding ABC transporter ATP-binding protein — protein sequence MALLEVKNLTKNFGGLTAVGDVTMELNEGELVGLIGPNGAGKTTLFNLLTGVYEPSEGTITLDGQLLNGKAPYKIAAGGLGRTFQNIRLFKDLSVLDNVLIAFANHHKPHVFASLFRLPSYYKNEEALKAKALELLAIFGLEKEADTLAKNLAYGQQRHLEIVRALATEPKILFLDEPAAGMNPQETAELTQLIRRIQKEFNITIMLIEHDMSLVMEVTERIYVLEYGRLIAHGTPDEIKTNKRVIEAYLGGEA from the coding sequence ATGGCACTTCTTGAAGTAAAAAATTTAACAAAAAACTTTGGTGGTTTGACAGCCGTTGGGGATGTGACCATGGAACTCAATGAAGGGGAATTGGTTGGTTTGATCGGACCCAACGGTGCCGGGAAAACAACCCTCTTCAACCTCCTAACAGGGGTATATGAACCAAGTGAAGGGACCATTACCTTAGATGGTCAGCTCCTAAATGGTAAAGCACCTTATAAAATCGCTGCAGGTGGTCTGGGACGGACTTTCCAAAATATTCGTCTCTTTAAAGATTTAAGCGTTTTGGACAATGTCTTGATTGCCTTTGCCAATCACCACAAACCACATGTCTTTGCGAGTCTTTTCCGCTTGCCAAGCTATTACAAGAATGAAGAAGCTTTGAAAGCGAAAGCCCTTGAATTGTTAGCGATTTTTGGTTTGGAAAAAGAAGCAGATACCTTGGCCAAAAACTTAGCTTACGGACAACAACGTCACTTGGAGATCGTTCGTGCCCTTGCGACAGAGCCAAAAATCCTCTTCTTGGATGAACCTGCTGCAGGGATGAACCCTCAAGAAACAGCAGAATTAACCCAATTGATCCGTCGCATTCAAAAAGAATTTAATATTACGATCATGCTGATCGAGCACGATATGAGCTTGGTTATGGAAGTAACGGAACGGATTTATGTATTGGAATATGGTCGCTTGATTGCCCATGGTACGCCAGATGAAATCAAGACCAACAAACGCGTAATCGAAGCCTATCTAGGAGGTGAAGCCTAA